GATTGCTCTATGCCGTTAAAAACTGTTAAATGCTCTTTAAAGAGTTCTTGCAATAGCATTTTTTTATAGCGTAATTGGGTAGGATAATCTAACATCAACCAATCGCAGCCACCGCAAGGTTCTTCCGCCTTAAATGCCTCGCAGGGAGCATCTATTACTCCTTCTCCCCGTTCGGAAAACTGAAGTGCCTTGGCAAAAGCATGGTCTTTTTTGTTGATGTAGATCTCAGCATCCACCAGATCTCCGATTGCCGTGTTTGCCACAAAGATGGCTTTTCCCATATAAAAACCAATTCCCATGCCACCCATAGCAATCTTCTCGATCTTAAGTTTTTCTAAAATCATATCAGGTTCCTCAGGCGTTCAATCCTATCAGTAACAGAGGGATGAGTGGCAAAGAGCGAAGCTTTCCTCTTGCTGTTGATTTTCGCCATTGCAAAACTGTCCTGACGCTTTTCTGTGCTGTAATATCTATCGATTTGTTCTAAGGCAGATATCATATCTGCCGGATTGGTAAGCTCGGCTGCTCCTCGGTCGGCACGGTATTCTCGGTATCTCGAATAATATGATGCAGGGATCATTGCCAAAAACATCAAAACATTTTGTAAAAGAATTACCATCAGATAGTATCCAAAAAAGCCCAAACCACCTTTGCCCCGATTATCTCTCAGGGCAGAATCCAAAATAGTTGCCACAATACGTGCTCCAAACATTACAAAGGTATTTATCAAACCCATCACCAGAGTCATAGACACCATGTCTCCCTCAGCAATATGCGTCATTTCATGTGCTGCTACAGCCGCTATTTCTTCTTCGGAAAGAACTTGAAGTAATCCGGATGAGAAGGCGATAAGAGAGCGATTACGAGAAGCTCCAGTGGCAAAGGCATTCACGTCTTTCGATGGATAGATTCCCACTTCCGGAGTTTTGACTCCTGCTTCTCTGGC
The DNA window shown above is from Candidatus Cloacimonadota bacterium and carries:
- the htpX gene encoding protease HtpX is translated as MKGLKRIGFYLLLNLLVVSMLTIILAFVPMPESQMYTLLIICVIFGFAGSLISLALSKFIAKKAYKIQLIDAGVQNPQARFVYNAVAALAREAGVKTPEVGIYPSKDVNAFATGASRNRSLIAFSSGLLQVLSEEEIAAVAAHEMTHIAEGDMVSMTLVMGLINTFVMFGARIVATILDSALRDNRGKGGLGFFGYYLMVILLQNVLMFLAMIPASYYSRYREYRADRGAAELTNPADMISALEQIDRYYSTEKRQDSFAMAKINSKRKASLFATHPSVTDRIERLRNLI